A portion of the Cryptomeria japonica chromosome 5, Sugi_1.0, whole genome shotgun sequence genome contains these proteins:
- the LOC131042060 gene encoding ubiquitin carboxyl-terminal hydrolase 2 isoform X2 yields MAKKNKKGNKGANAKQNGRRLPAAPLESDLSSCAPVSEDTPMIDADGTATEKQGKSMDSERAPCKHLGKGVNCRIFVRRIENSQVLKCKGCAKSNESDSKNKKVKKGKSKSSTKKGRSRSNDMWQPEDDWPRSTWVCLSCGFIGCGSIPDSFEKGGNKENGLKLSSEEAIDRGHAWQHFLGLNHPCAMQCGDRILFRCFLCKSTLQYDFSKASNGKDKVIDCEGDWSLSILQAWKAVQEKLVKESSTVNGICSVMNKEIRQEKSGTVLIEDKADGLVLCGRVIKGLMNLGNTCFFNSVLQNMLALDELRDHFTQPNVEFLGQVSLSLRNLYMETSLERQQGDKAKELDSCLLNANTKKGRRSRMPPTSGKGVISPGSLFNAICAKAPRFRGFQQQDSHELLKYLLDSLKTEESNESKLQRKQLNKSPGESDNEQLSSRQFRTHMHTNERNSHSDTLTLVDSIFGGQLSSTVRCCVCGFSSVMHEPFLDLSLPIPRNEMPKRSSIRGQNKFASASTLEKCSPKKQLQKDASKERKKQGKKSQVSPMTKSEAKEMIVCSGKFSSAASVENIIPDTPNGPTTRGDPEQLNCLLPLKQSAEGPCQSTFDLSETMERIEESDVKSIDCNCNGILLDNSETISVKQTSNNISICQNGHNVDENTIFSPSENAMVMQSHSDCQDRSAIYNNEKNGEFEEEDKPFLVADKDFYNGLNAGEGVGVGTTNDSELFTRSNTSKDCHKHFDVKSVLAMDSEHVPMECDGIELVDQDTPSSEKQQEEKCEVENNICQENGRQDICEAETNAATERSNMISTEVFSNAIVPMSIDGCFTSFTRPELLSGDNAWECDGCSARFGNESSNDKTARLEDAINMKFSAALDFEGGQDKTIHKRGTHIENDKNPSQSCAKEDKEFDGTKKLSSLNDQGSGQLSSPQKQQMGTVDFGSCDIVQG; encoded by the exons ATGGCAAAGAAAAATAAGAAGGGAAATAAGGGTGCCAATGCAAAGCAGAATGGCAGAAGACTGCCAGCTGCTCCTTTGGAGTCTGATTTGTCTTCATGTGCACCTGTAAGTGAGGATACACCCATGATAGATGCAGATGGTACTGCTACTGAAAAACAAGGAAAATCTATGGATTCTGAACGGGCACCTTGCAAACATTTGGGTAAAGGGGTGAACTGTAGGATTTTTGTAAGACGGATTGAAAATTCTCAAGTTCTGAAGTGCAAGGGGTGTGCAAAATCAAATGAAAGtgattctaaaaataaaaaagttaagaAAGGAAAGAGTAAGAGCTCAACAAAAAAGGGCAGGTCCAGGTCAAATGACATGTGGCAGCCTGAAGATGATTGGCCAAGAAGCACCTGGGTTTGTCTTTCATGTGGCTTTATAGGCTGTGGTAGCATTCCGGACTCATTTGAGAAGGGTGGAAACAAAGAAAATGGACTAAAATTATCCAGTGAAGAGGCAATAGACAGGGGACATGCTTGGCAACATTTCCTTGGTTTAAATCATCCATGCGCAATGCAGTGTGGTGATAGGATATTGTTCAGGTGTTTTCTTTGCAAGTCTACTTTGCAATATGACTTTTCCAAGGCTAGTAACGGAAAAGATAAGGTTATTGATTGTGAGGGCGATTGGAGCCTGTCAATATTACAAGCCTGGAAGGCAGTTCAGGAAAAACTTGTTAAAGAATCAAGCACTGTCAATGGTATTTGTAGTGTTATGAACAAGGAAATAAGGCAGGAGAAGAGTGGAACTGTTCTTATAGAGGACAAAGCAGATGGGTTAGTTTTATGTGGCCGTGTGATCAAAGGTTTGATGAATCTTGGCAATACGTGCTTCTTCAATTCTGTTTTGCAAAATATGCTTGCTTTGGATGAGCTCCGAGATCATTTCACCCAACCAAATGTAGAATTTCTAGGACAGGTATCTCTCTCTTTGAGAAATCTTTACATGGAAACCAGTTTGGAAAGGCAACAAGGTGATAAAGCAAAAGAATTGGATTCCTGCTTGTTGAATGCAAACACTAAGAAGGGCAGGAGAAGCAGGATGCCTCCTACTAGTGGTAAGGGAGTCATCAGCCCAGGTTCTCTTTTCAATGCTATTTGTGCTAAGGCTCCTCGTTTCAGGGGATTCCAACAACAAGATAGCCATGAATTGTTGAAGTACTTGTTGGACAGCCTAAAGACAGAGGAATCAAATGAAAGTAAGCTTCAACGCAAACAGCTGAATAAATCTCCAGGTGAAAGTGATAATGAGCAGTTATCTAGCAGACAGTTCCGGACGCATATGCATACAAATGAGAGGAATAGCCATTCGGATACATTGACATTGGTAGATAGTATCTTTGGTGGTCAGCTTTCCAGCACTGTTCGATGCTGTGTATGTGGCTTTTCTTCTGTCATGCATGAGCCATTTCTTGATCTGTCTTTACCTATTCCAAGAAATGAAATGCCTAAGAGGTCTTCAATCCGAGGGCAGAATAAGTTTGCTTCAGCATCAACATTAGAGAAGTGTTCACCAAAGAAACAGTTGCAAAAGGATGCTAGTAAGGAGAGGAAAAAACAAGGAAAGAAAAGTCAGGTTTCCCCAATGACAAAATCAGAAGCAAAAGAAATGATAGTTTGCTCTGGGAAGTTTTCATCTGCTGCTTCTGTTGAAAATATAATTCCTGATACTCCAAATGGACCTACAACAAGAGGAGATCCTGAACAGCTTAATTGCTTGCTTCCTCTTAAACAATCTGCTGAAGGTCCATGTCAGAGTACTTTTGATCTATCAGAAACCATGGAGCGAATTGAGGAGAGTGATGTAAAAAGCATTGATTGTAATTGCAATGGAATTCTACTTGATAACTCTGAAACGATATCTGTAAAACAAACTTCTAACAATATATCCATTTGCCAGAATGGACATAATGTAGATGAGAATACAATATTTTCCCCGTCAGAGAATGCAATGGTCATGCAATCACATTCTGATTGCCAGGATAGATCTGCAATCTATAACAATGAAAAGAATGGCGAGTTTGAAGAAGAGGATAAGCCTTTCCTAGTTGCTGACAAAGATTTTTATAATGGTCTTAATGCAGGAGAAGGAGTAGGGGTTGGAACTACAAATGATAGTGAATTGTTCACTCGATCGAACACCAGCAAAGACTGTCACAAGCACTTCGATGTGAAGTCTGTACTGGCTATGGACTCCGAGCATGTTCCTATGGAGTGTGATGGGATTGAACTGGTCGATCAAGATACACCATCTAGTgaaaaacaacaagaagaaaaatgTGAAGTTGAGAACAATATATGTCAGGAAAATGGAAGACAAGATATATGTGAGGCAGAAACTAATGCTGCTACGGAGAGAAGTAACATGATAAGCACAGAAGTGTTTTCAAATGCAATTGTTCCAATGTCTATTGATGGGTGTTTTACTTCATTCACAAGACCAGAACTTCTTTCAGGAGACAATGCATGGGAGTGTGATGGATGCTCTGCACGGTTTGGAAATGAAAGTTCAAATGACAAAACAGCAAGGTTGGAGGATGCAATTAACATGAAGTTCTCTgcagccttggactttgaaggtgGACAGGACAAGACAATCCACAAAAGAGGGACACACATTGAAAATGATAAAAATCCTTCTCAATCATGTGCCAAGGAAGATAAGGAGTTTGATGGAACTAAAAAACTCTCAAGTTTGAATGATCAAGGTAGTGGACAGTTATCCAGTCCACAAAAACAACAAATGGGCACAGTAGATTTTGGCAGCTGTGACATAGTGCAAG GCTGA
- the LOC131042060 gene encoding ubiquitin carboxyl-terminal hydrolase 2 isoform X1 has translation MAKKNKKGNKGANAKQNGRRLPAAPLESDLSSCAPVSEDTPMIDADGTATEKQGKSMDSERAPCKHLGKGVNCRIFVRRIENSQVLKCKGCAKSNESDSKNKKVKKGKSKSSTKKGRSRSNDMWQPEDDWPRSTWVCLSCGFIGCGSIPDSFEKGGNKENGLKLSSEEAIDRGHAWQHFLGLNHPCAMQCGDRILFRCFLCKSTLQYDFSKASNGKDKVIDCEGDWSLSILQAWKAVQEKLVKESSTVNGICSVMNKEIRQEKSGTVLIEDKADGLVLCGRVIKGLMNLGNTCFFNSVLQNMLALDELRDHFTQPNVEFLGQVSLSLRNLYMETSLERQQGDKAKELDSCLLNANTKKGRRSRMPPTSGKGVISPGSLFNAICAKAPRFRGFQQQDSHELLKYLLDSLKTEESNESKLQRKQLNKSPGESDNEQLSSRQFRTHMHTNERNSHSDTLTLVDSIFGGQLSSTVRCCVCGFSSVMHEPFLDLSLPIPRNEMPKRSSIRGQNKFASASTLEKCSPKKQLQKDASKERKKQGKKSQVSPMTKSEAKEMIVCSGKFSSAASVENIIPDTPNGPTTRGDPEQLNCLLPLKQSAEGPCQSTFDLSETMERIEESDVKSIDCNCNGILLDNSETISVKQTSNNISICQNGHNVDENTIFSPSENAMVMQSHSDCQDRSAIYNNEKNGEFEEEDKPFLVADKDFYNGLNAGEGVGVGTTNDSELFTRSNTSKDCHKHFDVKSVLAMDSEHVPMECDGIELVDQDTPSSEKQQEEKCEVENNICQENGRQDICEAETNAATERSNMISTEVFSNAIVPMSIDGCFTSFTRPELLSGDNAWECDGCSARFGNESSNDKTARLEDAINMKFSAALDFEGGQDKTIHKRGTHIENDKNPSQSCAKEDKEFDGTKKLSSLNDQGSGQLSSPQKQQMGTVDFGSCDIVQENEINFRPKRVATRSSLRMAERIFKESGDLKEDFAKVDVHQQKGFRSCGRKQKMENIDAMGTNLEPKRVKRDATKQYLISKAPNVLIVHLKRFTQDLRGRLSKLSGHVTFQDKLDLSPYLDPKCTERESSIYSLTGVVEHLGSMKGGHYVAYVRGPQEEKQQDIANDDCTGQSRWYYISDAHVSKSSLLDVLGSEAYLLFYQKF, from the exons ATGGCAAAGAAAAATAAGAAGGGAAATAAGGGTGCCAATGCAAAGCAGAATGGCAGAAGACTGCCAGCTGCTCCTTTGGAGTCTGATTTGTCTTCATGTGCACCTGTAAGTGAGGATACACCCATGATAGATGCAGATGGTACTGCTACTGAAAAACAAGGAAAATCTATGGATTCTGAACGGGCACCTTGCAAACATTTGGGTAAAGGGGTGAACTGTAGGATTTTTGTAAGACGGATTGAAAATTCTCAAGTTCTGAAGTGCAAGGGGTGTGCAAAATCAAATGAAAGtgattctaaaaataaaaaagttaagaAAGGAAAGAGTAAGAGCTCAACAAAAAAGGGCAGGTCCAGGTCAAATGACATGTGGCAGCCTGAAGATGATTGGCCAAGAAGCACCTGGGTTTGTCTTTCATGTGGCTTTATAGGCTGTGGTAGCATTCCGGACTCATTTGAGAAGGGTGGAAACAAAGAAAATGGACTAAAATTATCCAGTGAAGAGGCAATAGACAGGGGACATGCTTGGCAACATTTCCTTGGTTTAAATCATCCATGCGCAATGCAGTGTGGTGATAGGATATTGTTCAGGTGTTTTCTTTGCAAGTCTACTTTGCAATATGACTTTTCCAAGGCTAGTAACGGAAAAGATAAGGTTATTGATTGTGAGGGCGATTGGAGCCTGTCAATATTACAAGCCTGGAAGGCAGTTCAGGAAAAACTTGTTAAAGAATCAAGCACTGTCAATGGTATTTGTAGTGTTATGAACAAGGAAATAAGGCAGGAGAAGAGTGGAACTGTTCTTATAGAGGACAAAGCAGATGGGTTAGTTTTATGTGGCCGTGTGATCAAAGGTTTGATGAATCTTGGCAATACGTGCTTCTTCAATTCTGTTTTGCAAAATATGCTTGCTTTGGATGAGCTCCGAGATCATTTCACCCAACCAAATGTAGAATTTCTAGGACAGGTATCTCTCTCTTTGAGAAATCTTTACATGGAAACCAGTTTGGAAAGGCAACAAGGTGATAAAGCAAAAGAATTGGATTCCTGCTTGTTGAATGCAAACACTAAGAAGGGCAGGAGAAGCAGGATGCCTCCTACTAGTGGTAAGGGAGTCATCAGCCCAGGTTCTCTTTTCAATGCTATTTGTGCTAAGGCTCCTCGTTTCAGGGGATTCCAACAACAAGATAGCCATGAATTGTTGAAGTACTTGTTGGACAGCCTAAAGACAGAGGAATCAAATGAAAGTAAGCTTCAACGCAAACAGCTGAATAAATCTCCAGGTGAAAGTGATAATGAGCAGTTATCTAGCAGACAGTTCCGGACGCATATGCATACAAATGAGAGGAATAGCCATTCGGATACATTGACATTGGTAGATAGTATCTTTGGTGGTCAGCTTTCCAGCACTGTTCGATGCTGTGTATGTGGCTTTTCTTCTGTCATGCATGAGCCATTTCTTGATCTGTCTTTACCTATTCCAAGAAATGAAATGCCTAAGAGGTCTTCAATCCGAGGGCAGAATAAGTTTGCTTCAGCATCAACATTAGAGAAGTGTTCACCAAAGAAACAGTTGCAAAAGGATGCTAGTAAGGAGAGGAAAAAACAAGGAAAGAAAAGTCAGGTTTCCCCAATGACAAAATCAGAAGCAAAAGAAATGATAGTTTGCTCTGGGAAGTTTTCATCTGCTGCTTCTGTTGAAAATATAATTCCTGATACTCCAAATGGACCTACAACAAGAGGAGATCCTGAACAGCTTAATTGCTTGCTTCCTCTTAAACAATCTGCTGAAGGTCCATGTCAGAGTACTTTTGATCTATCAGAAACCATGGAGCGAATTGAGGAGAGTGATGTAAAAAGCATTGATTGTAATTGCAATGGAATTCTACTTGATAACTCTGAAACGATATCTGTAAAACAAACTTCTAACAATATATCCATTTGCCAGAATGGACATAATGTAGATGAGAATACAATATTTTCCCCGTCAGAGAATGCAATGGTCATGCAATCACATTCTGATTGCCAGGATAGATCTGCAATCTATAACAATGAAAAGAATGGCGAGTTTGAAGAAGAGGATAAGCCTTTCCTAGTTGCTGACAAAGATTTTTATAATGGTCTTAATGCAGGAGAAGGAGTAGGGGTTGGAACTACAAATGATAGTGAATTGTTCACTCGATCGAACACCAGCAAAGACTGTCACAAGCACTTCGATGTGAAGTCTGTACTGGCTATGGACTCCGAGCATGTTCCTATGGAGTGTGATGGGATTGAACTGGTCGATCAAGATACACCATCTAGTgaaaaacaacaagaagaaaaatgTGAAGTTGAGAACAATATATGTCAGGAAAATGGAAGACAAGATATATGTGAGGCAGAAACTAATGCTGCTACGGAGAGAAGTAACATGATAAGCACAGAAGTGTTTTCAAATGCAATTGTTCCAATGTCTATTGATGGGTGTTTTACTTCATTCACAAGACCAGAACTTCTTTCAGGAGACAATGCATGGGAGTGTGATGGATGCTCTGCACGGTTTGGAAATGAAAGTTCAAATGACAAAACAGCAAGGTTGGAGGATGCAATTAACATGAAGTTCTCTgcagccttggactttgaaggtgGACAGGACAAGACAATCCACAAAAGAGGGACACACATTGAAAATGATAAAAATCCTTCTCAATCATGTGCCAAGGAAGATAAGGAGTTTGATGGAACTAAAAAACTCTCAAGTTTGAATGATCAAGGTAGTGGACAGTTATCCAGTCCACAAAAACAACAAATGGGCACAGTAGATTTTGGCAGCTGTGACATAGTGCAAG aaaatgaaataaatttccGACCTAAAAGGGTTGCTACTAGAAGTTCCTTGCGAATGGCTGAAAGAATCTTTAAAGAATCAGGAGATCTCAAGGAGGATTTTGCAAAAGTTGATGTTCATCAACAAAAAGGCTTTAGATCATGTGGAAGAAAGCAAAAGATGGAGAATATTGATGCTATGGGGACAAATCTTGAACCTAAGCGAGTGAAGCGGGATGCTACTAAACAATATCTCATCAGCAAGGCTCCAAATGTCTTGATCGTGCACTTAAAGAGATTTACGCAAGATTTGCGGGGCCGTTTAAGCAAATTGAGTGGTCATGTTACATTCCAAGACAAGCTTGATTTAAGCCCTTATCTGGATCCCAA